One Oncorhynchus kisutch isolate 150728-3 linkage group LG13, Okis_V2, whole genome shotgun sequence DNA window includes the following coding sequences:
- the LOC109902721 gene encoding circadian locomoter output cycles protein kaput isoform X5 — translation MALDGFFLAIMTDGNIIYVSESVTSLLEHLPSDLVDQNLLNFLPLGEHSDVYKALSSHILEGETLTPEYLKTKNQLEFCCHMLRGTIDPKEPPVYEYVKFIGNFKSLNNVPNSTRNGLEGVIQRSLRPAFGDRVCFIATVRLAKPQFIKEMCTVEEPNEEFTSRHSLEWKFLFLDHRAPPIIGYLPFEVLGTSGYDYYHIDDLETLAKCHEHLMQYGKGKSCYYRFLTKGQQWIWLQTHYYITYHQWNSRPEFIVCTHTVVSYAEVRAEQRRELGIVEESPPEISAVDKQSQDSGSESQHQLNTSSLKEALEGFDRSRTPSASSHSSRKSSSHTAISNPASPKLKTDRGTPGCQSVSAIEMTSQRRSSISSQQSMSSQHTQNTGQNMTPSMVPQQQPQQQQQQQLQQQQPPPQQQQLQIRPSVQFSTQLDAMQHLKDQLEQRTRMIEANIQRQQQELRQIQEELNKVQGHGLQMFLQPGTSGLSLGSVQLAHGTTMQPGGALTMHGQVVSAGSLQGSTPQQHTVQQQPQQQSQPQQQNLLRETSSVLSQSSVRSTHSLPPQQSALPASLYNTMMISQPNQANVVQIATSLAQNSSNNTAAMANFAQDRSGQIRYTMPPTGFPAGSQLLTKLVTGPMACGAVMVPTTMFMGQVVTAFTPQQGQTQTISIAQQQPQQQEQQAQSQAEATQQGLAQQQTQFLQGPRLLHGNQSTQLILQTAFPLQQQGAFASTQHQQQQQLQQQHQQQQQQLQQQQQQQQQQLQQQQQQEQQLASHRADSMSGRSSTQPQ, via the exons ATG GCATTAGATGGCTTCTTCCTAGCAATTATGACAGATGGGAACATAATCTATGTCTCAGAGAGTGTTACATCTCTACTGGAACATCTTCCT TCTGACCTGGTGGATCAGAACCTGTTGAACTTCCTGCCCCTGGGGGAACATTCAGACGTGTATAAAGCCCTGTCATCTCACATACTGGAGGGAGAGACGCTAACGCCAGAGTATCTCAAGA CGAAAAACCAGTTAGAATTCTGTTGCCACATGCTCCGAGGGACGATCGACCCTAAAGAGCCTCCTGTGTATGAGTATGTTAAGTTCATCGGAAACTTCAAGTCCCTGAATAATG TGCCTAACTCAACTCGAAATGGCTTGGAAGGGGTGATCCAGCGGTCACTCCGGCCCGCTTTTGGGGACCGAGTCTGTTTCATAGCAACTGTGAGATTAGCCAAACCACAGTTTATCAAG GAGATGTGCACTGTTGAAGAACCCAATGAAGAATTCACCTCTAGACACAGCTTAGAATGGAAGTTCCTCTTCTTGGACCACAG GGCTCCGCCCATAATAGGTTACCTGCCGTTTGAGGTTCTGGGTACATCTGGATATGACTACTACCacatagatgacctggagacacTGGCCAAATGCCACGAACACT TAATGCAGTATGGGAAGGGGAAATCGTGCTACTACAGGTTTCTCACCAAAGGTCAACAGTGGATCTGGCTCCAGACCCATTATTACATCACCTACCACCAGTGGAACTCCAGGCCCGAGTTCATCGTCTGCACGCACACTGTCGTCAG CTATGCTGAGGTGAGGGCTGAACAGCGCAGAGAGCTGGGGATTGTTGAGGAGTCACCGCCAGAGATCTCTGCAGTAGATAAG CAGTCTCAGGACTCTGGTTCTGAGTCTCAACACCAGCTCAACACCTCCAGTCTGAAGGAGGCCCTAGAGGGCTTTGACCGCAGCCGGACGCCCTCGGCCTCCTCACACAGCTCCCGCAAGTCCTCATCCCACACTGCCATCTCCAACCCAGCCT CACCTAAGCTTAAGACAGACAGGGGTACACCGGGATGCCAGTCCGTCTCTGCTATTGAGATGACATCACAGCGAAGATCATCCATCAGCAGTCAG CAATCGATGAGCTCCCAGCACACCCAGAACACAGGGCAGAACATGACCCCATCCATGGTTCCACAACAACAAccgcagcagcagcaacaacaacaactgcaacAGCAGCAACCACCACCTCAACAGCAGCAGCTTCAGATCCGGCCCAGTGTTCAG TTTTCCACCCAGCTGGACGCAATGCAGCACCTGAAGGATCAGCTGGAGCAGAGGACCAGGATGATCGAGGCCAACATccagaggcagcagcaggagcTCAGGCAGATCCAGGAAGAGCTCAACAAGGTGCAGGGCCATGGCCTACAG ATGTTTCTCCAGCCGGGTACAAGTGGGCTGAGCCTGGGCTCTGTGCAGCTGGCACACGGGACCACCATGCAGCCAGGGGGTGCTCTCACCATGCATGGCCAAGTGGTGTCTGCAGGCAGTCTGCAGGGCAGCACTCCACAGCAGCATACGGTCCAACAACAACCCCAGCAGCAGTCCCAGCCCCAACAACAGAACCTGTTACGAGAAACTAGCTCTGTCCTCTCACAGTCTTCAGTGCGGTCGACTCACTCTCTGCCGCCCCAGCAGAGTGCCCTGCCGGCTTCCCTCTACAACACCATGATGATCTCTCAGCCCAACCAGGCCAATGTGGTCCAGATCGCTACAAGCCTGGCCCAGAACAGCAGCAACAACACAGCTGCCATGGCAAACTTTGCCCAGGACCGCTCGGGACAGATCAGGTACACGATGCCACCAACAGG gTTCCCTGCTGGCTCTCAGTTGCTGACTAAGCTGGTGACTGGGCCGATGGCGTGTGGAGCGGTCATGGTCCCTACAACCATGTTCATGGGCCAGGTGGTGACAGCATTCACTCCTCAGCAGGGCCAGACTCAGACCATCAGCATTGCCCAGCAGCAACctcagcagcaggagcagcaggctCAGTCTCAGGCCGAAGCCACACAGCAAGGGCTGGCCCAGCAACAAACACAGTTCCTCCAG GGCCCTCGGCTGCTCCATGGAAACCAGTCCACCCAGTTGATCCTGCAAACGGCGTTCCCACTGCAGCAGCAAGGAGCCTTCGCCAGCACACaacaccagcagcagcagcagctacaacagcaacatcagcagcagcagcaacaactccagcagcagcaacaacaacagcaacaacagctccaacaacagcagcaacaggagcAGCAGCTGGCCTCTCACAGGGCAGATAGCATGTCAGGCCGCTCCAGCACACAGCCCCAGTAA
- the LOC109902721 gene encoding circadian locomoter output cycles protein kaput isoform X6, translating to MALDGFFLAIMTDGNIIYVSESVTSLLEHLPSDLVDQNLLNFLPLGEHSDVYKALSSHILEGETLTPEYLKTKNQLEFCCHMLRGTIDPKEPPVYEYVKFIGNFKSLNNVPNSTRNGLEGVIQRSLRPAFGDRVCFIATVRLAKPQFIKEMCTVEEPNEEFTSRHSLEWKFLFLDHRAPPIIGYLPFEVLGTSGYDYYHIDDLETLAKCHEHLMQYGKGKSCYYRFLTKGQQWIWLQTHYYITYHQWNSRPEFIVCTHTVVSYAEVRAEQRRELGIVEESPPEISAVDKQSQDSGSESQHQLNTSSLKEALEGFDRSRTPSASSHSSRKSSSHTAISNPASPKLKTDRGTPGCQSVSAIEMTSQRRSSISSQQSMSSQHTQNTGQNMTPSMVPQQQPQQQQQQQLQQQQPPPQQQQLQIRPSVQFSTQLDAMQHLKDQLEQRTRMIEANIQRQQQELRQIQEELNKVQGHGLQMFLQPGTSGLSLGSVQLAHGTTMQPGGALTMHGQVVSAGSLQGSTPQQHTVQQQPQQQSQPQQQNLLRETSSVLSQSSVRSTHSLPPQQSALPASLYNTMMISQPNQANVVQIATSLAQNSSNNTAAMANFAQDRSGQIRFPAGSQLLTKLVTGPMACGAVMVPTTMFMGQVVTAFTPQQGQTQTISIAQQQPQQQEQQAQSQAEATQQGLAQQQTQFLQGPRLLHGNQSTQLILQTAFPLQQQGAFASTQHQQQQQLQQQHQQQQQQLQQQQQQQQQQLQQQQQQEQQLASHRADSMSGRSSTQPQ from the exons ATG GCATTAGATGGCTTCTTCCTAGCAATTATGACAGATGGGAACATAATCTATGTCTCAGAGAGTGTTACATCTCTACTGGAACATCTTCCT TCTGACCTGGTGGATCAGAACCTGTTGAACTTCCTGCCCCTGGGGGAACATTCAGACGTGTATAAAGCCCTGTCATCTCACATACTGGAGGGAGAGACGCTAACGCCAGAGTATCTCAAGA CGAAAAACCAGTTAGAATTCTGTTGCCACATGCTCCGAGGGACGATCGACCCTAAAGAGCCTCCTGTGTATGAGTATGTTAAGTTCATCGGAAACTTCAAGTCCCTGAATAATG TGCCTAACTCAACTCGAAATGGCTTGGAAGGGGTGATCCAGCGGTCACTCCGGCCCGCTTTTGGGGACCGAGTCTGTTTCATAGCAACTGTGAGATTAGCCAAACCACAGTTTATCAAG GAGATGTGCACTGTTGAAGAACCCAATGAAGAATTCACCTCTAGACACAGCTTAGAATGGAAGTTCCTCTTCTTGGACCACAG GGCTCCGCCCATAATAGGTTACCTGCCGTTTGAGGTTCTGGGTACATCTGGATATGACTACTACCacatagatgacctggagacacTGGCCAAATGCCACGAACACT TAATGCAGTATGGGAAGGGGAAATCGTGCTACTACAGGTTTCTCACCAAAGGTCAACAGTGGATCTGGCTCCAGACCCATTATTACATCACCTACCACCAGTGGAACTCCAGGCCCGAGTTCATCGTCTGCACGCACACTGTCGTCAG CTATGCTGAGGTGAGGGCTGAACAGCGCAGAGAGCTGGGGATTGTTGAGGAGTCACCGCCAGAGATCTCTGCAGTAGATAAG CAGTCTCAGGACTCTGGTTCTGAGTCTCAACACCAGCTCAACACCTCCAGTCTGAAGGAGGCCCTAGAGGGCTTTGACCGCAGCCGGACGCCCTCGGCCTCCTCACACAGCTCCCGCAAGTCCTCATCCCACACTGCCATCTCCAACCCAGCCT CACCTAAGCTTAAGACAGACAGGGGTACACCGGGATGCCAGTCCGTCTCTGCTATTGAGATGACATCACAGCGAAGATCATCCATCAGCAGTCAG CAATCGATGAGCTCCCAGCACACCCAGAACACAGGGCAGAACATGACCCCATCCATGGTTCCACAACAACAAccgcagcagcagcaacaacaacaactgcaacAGCAGCAACCACCACCTCAACAGCAGCAGCTTCAGATCCGGCCCAGTGTTCAG TTTTCCACCCAGCTGGACGCAATGCAGCACCTGAAGGATCAGCTGGAGCAGAGGACCAGGATGATCGAGGCCAACATccagaggcagcagcaggagcTCAGGCAGATCCAGGAAGAGCTCAACAAGGTGCAGGGCCATGGCCTACAG ATGTTTCTCCAGCCGGGTACAAGTGGGCTGAGCCTGGGCTCTGTGCAGCTGGCACACGGGACCACCATGCAGCCAGGGGGTGCTCTCACCATGCATGGCCAAGTGGTGTCTGCAGGCAGTCTGCAGGGCAGCACTCCACAGCAGCATACGGTCCAACAACAACCCCAGCAGCAGTCCCAGCCCCAACAACAGAACCTGTTACGAGAAACTAGCTCTGTCCTCTCACAGTCTTCAGTGCGGTCGACTCACTCTCTGCCGCCCCAGCAGAGTGCCCTGCCGGCTTCCCTCTACAACACCATGATGATCTCTCAGCCCAACCAGGCCAATGTGGTCCAGATCGCTACAAGCCTGGCCCAGAACAGCAGCAACAACACAGCTGCCATGGCAAACTTTGCCCAGGACCGCTCGGGACAGATCAG gTTCCCTGCTGGCTCTCAGTTGCTGACTAAGCTGGTGACTGGGCCGATGGCGTGTGGAGCGGTCATGGTCCCTACAACCATGTTCATGGGCCAGGTGGTGACAGCATTCACTCCTCAGCAGGGCCAGACTCAGACCATCAGCATTGCCCAGCAGCAACctcagcagcaggagcagcaggctCAGTCTCAGGCCGAAGCCACACAGCAAGGGCTGGCCCAGCAACAAACACAGTTCCTCCAG GGCCCTCGGCTGCTCCATGGAAACCAGTCCACCCAGTTGATCCTGCAAACGGCGTTCCCACTGCAGCAGCAAGGAGCCTTCGCCAGCACACaacaccagcagcagcagcagctacaacagcaacatcagcagcagcagcaacaactccagcagcagcaacaacaacagcaacaacagctccaacaacagcagcaacaggagcAGCAGCTGGCCTCTCACAGGGCAGATAGCATGTCAGGCCGCTCCAGCACACAGCCCCAGTAA